In the genome of Streptomyces lydicus, the window ACCGCAGCGCCCCGTCATGCAGCTCGCCCGCGCGGTTCGCCCCCGCCCACCCGCCGAAATTCGTCCCGCCGTGCGCCATATAGACATTGACCGACGCCCCGCACTCCAGAATCTCGCGCAGCACCGCCGCGGCATCCTCCGGAGCGCGCGACACCTGCTCCTGCCCCCAGTGCGCGAACCACCCGCACCAGAACTCCATGCACATCAGCGGCCCCCGAGCCTGATGGCGCCGCAACGCCGCCAGCGCCTCCCCGGCCCCCGAACCGAAGTTGACGGTGGCCGGCAGACCCGGAACCGAACCACCGCTGAGCATGTGGTCCTCGGGCCCGTCCGAGGTGAACAGCGGCACCCGCACCCCCAGCGCCCGCAGCCGCTCCACGAGGTGCGCCAGATACACACCGTCGCTGCCGTACGAGCCGTACTCGTTCTCCGCCTGCACCATGACCACCGGCCCGCCGCCCGCGCCACCGGGCCCCGCCGCCGTGCACTGCCGCGCCACGACCTGCGGCAGCAGCCGCGCGAACCAGGCGTCCACGGCCCGCAGATACGCCGCGTCCCGCGTCCGCACCCGCCGCCCCAGCGGCCCGGTCAGCCACTGCGGCAGCCCGCCGTTCTCCCACTCCGCGCAGATGTACGGTCCCGGGCGGACGATCGCCCACAGCCCCGCCGCCCGCACCGCGTCCAGGAACCGCCCCAGCGCCTCCGGGTCCCGGAACTCGCCGGGCCGCGGCTCGTGCAGATTCCACGGCACATAGGTCTCCACACAGTTCAGGCCCATCGCCCTGAGCATCGCCAGCCGGTGGTCCCACTGCGCCTCGTGCACCCGGAAGTAGTGCATCGCCCCCGACAGCAGCCGCACCGGCCGCCCGTCCAGCATGAAGTCCCGCTCGCCCGCCTCGAACTGCGTCACGTCACCCGCCCCTGCGTCGTCTCCCGTGCGCCACCGGCCGGACGCACCCGGTCACCGGCCACCCTTGCCCTCTGGCGGTGTGACGGTCCATGGACAAAGATCGGATCTGTTTGGACGGTTCGACGGTCCGGCGGAGCGGTACGGAGCGACGGGAGGCCCGGACGTGTACCACACCT includes:
- a CDS encoding beta-galactosidase, whose protein sequence is MTQFEAGERDFMLDGRPVRLLSGAMHYFRVHEAQWDHRLAMLRAMGLNCVETYVPWNLHEPRPGEFRDPEALGRFLDAVRAAGLWAIVRPGPYICAEWENGGLPQWLTGPLGRRVRTRDAAYLRAVDAWFARLLPQVVARQCTAAGPGGAGGGPVVMVQAENEYGSYGSDGVYLAHLVERLRALGVRVPLFTSDGPEDHMLSGGSVPGLPATVNFGSGAGEALAALRRHQARGPLMCMEFWCGWFAHWGQEQVSRAPEDAAAVLREILECGASVNVYMAHGGTNFGGWAGANRAGELHDGALRSTVTSYDYGAPVDERGRPTEKFWRFREVLAAWADGPLPRVPEPLRVLAEPVRAVVGQWACAGDVMEALGGAETAGGAPATFEELGVDRGVVRYRVEVPGPRGPRPLRVRGLRDRAVVWVDGVRGPVVDTEDAVLGEVAGPASVELWVASLGRVNYGPRLGESKGITGGLLHERQYLHGVRSRGLRLDAMEDAGALARVPFRAVAEAGGAAGLYRGTVTVAGRPGDADLALPGWRHGVAWINGFCLGRYWDLGPQRTLYVPGPVLREGVNELLLWEWEGAPALVGDEAGAPGLYPCAGGR